One bacterium genomic window, GGACCGCCGCGATCGACGAGCGCGGCGAGGGCGGCGACGGCCGCGTCCTGGCCGACGATCGCCGAGAGGGGCGCGAAGACCGGCTCCATCAGTCGAGCGCCGCGGGGACGATCCCCGGCACGAGGTCGCGCAGCGCGGCGACGACCGCGGCGTGGGTCGCCGCGACGTCCCCCGACGCGTCCACGACCCGCACGCGGTCCGGCTCGGCGGCGGCGACGGCGAGGAAGCCGCGCCGCACCCGATCGAAGAAGGCGACGTCCTCGTCGTCGTAGCCCGGCTGGTCGGCCGCGCCGCGCCCGGAGGCGCGCGTCAGCCCCTCCACCGGCGGGACGTCGAGCAGGATCGTGCGGTCGGGGCGGCGGTCGAGCGGCGGCAGCTTGTGCAGGTCTTCGATCAGCGAGAGCGGGCGTCCGCGCCCGTGCCCCTGGTAGGCGCGGGTCGAGTCGAGGTAGCGGTCGCAAAGGACCAGCTTCCCCGCGGCGAGCGCCGGCAGCACGACCGTCTCGAGGTGGTGCGCCCGCGCGGCGGCGTAGAGGTAGATCTCGGCGAGGTTCATCGCGCGCCAGTACGACGGCGTCTTGAGGATCCGGCGGAACTCCCCGGCCAGCTCGTCTCCGCCCCCCGGCTCGCGCGTCGCCACGACGTCGCGCCCCGCGGCGGCGAGCGCGGCGGCGAGCAGGCGGGCCTGCGTGGTCTTTCCCGCCCCTTCGATCCCTTCGATCGTGACGAACAAGCCGGACGCCGGCATCGGGCCCCCTCGCGGCGCGGGAAGCCCCCGGCCGGCCGCGATTATAGAATCATCGGCCATGCGGCACAGCGAGGCGACGGAACGGCGCCGGCCGACGGCGGAGCGGGAACGCGCGTTGCGCGCGGCGGGCTACGCGCGCGTCGCCGGCGCGGACGAGGTCGGCGCGGGGCCGCTCGCCGGGCCGCTCGTCGCCGGGGCGGTGATCCTGCCCGACGACGCGGACCTCCCGGGGCTCGACGACTC contains:
- the tmk gene encoding dTMP kinase is translated as MPASGLFVTIEGIEGAGKTTQARLLAAALAAAGRDVVATREPGGGDELAGEFRRILKTPSYWRAMNLAEIYLYAAARAHHLETVVLPALAAGKLVLCDRYLDSTRAYQGHGRGRPLSLIEDLHKLPPLDRRPDRTILLDVPPVEGLTRASGRGAADQPGYDDEDVAFFDRVRRGFLAVAAAEPDRVRVVDASGDVAATHAAVVAALRDLVPGIVPAALD